TGCCTGTGTATAAAAACCCTCAAGTACCCAAAGCACAACCTCCACAACCCACTCCAATGGCAACCCAACTCCGAGACGAACCCGACTACGACAGCAGCTGTTCTTCCATAACCGTGCCCGACTCCAGCCGCAGCAGCTGGCTAAGCAACCTCAGCCGGAGCTCCTCCGTCTCCGTCTGCTCCAGTGACGCCTTCCCCTCCACCTCCCACAAGCCTCACAAGGCCAACCAGGCCGCCTGGGAGACCATTCGCCGCCTCCGCACCGAGCAAGGTGGCGGCGGGTGTGGAAGCAGCGGAGTGGGGCTACATCACTTCCGCCTTCTCCGCCGCCTCGGCAGCGGCGACCTCGGCAACGTGTACCTCTGCCAAGTACGGGGTCCCACGGGGGTTTCGCCGCCATGCCTGTACGCCATGAAGGTGGTGGACAGGGAAGCTCTGGCCataaggaacaaactgcagaggGCTGAAATGGAAAAGGAGATTCTGGGCATGCTTGATCATCCATTCTTGCCCACTCTGTACGCCGAGTTCGATGCTTCGCACTACTCCTGTTTGGTTACGGAGTTTTGCTCCGGCGGAGACCTCCACGCCACACGCCTCCGTCAGCCGGCCAAGCGCTTTAGCATTTCCTCAGCCAAGTGAGTATAGATTATTCCTCCTTAGGTTTTCTATTTTCAAACAAGAATCACTGtacttctttatatttttgttttaattcttcAATTATTCTACCCTGCTCCCATTTCATTTCAATTATTCGGtgcttttaaatttgttttatgaaaaagaatttGTCTGCTACACCATTTTCCCTCCTACAAAACAtagtttactttttttttttcaaaagtatATACTGAATTGATTATGTGCAACTAAGATAATCATAACTATTTTGACGATAAAACTTGGCTACATGAACAATGTGGTGGTATTAATCATGTTTagaattctttttgttttataattcccaattagcttttaaaaaaacataaaaaggaaaaattattggGGTTTTTTGTATTTGTTTGATGAGTTTGTTTAATAAATTAGTGGATTATTAATTGACTAATCTCAATTAATTGTATGAACATGGACAGGTTCTATGCTGCAGAGACTCTATTAGCCATAGAGTATCTCCACATGATGGGTGTTGTTTACAGAGACCTAAAGCCAGAGAATGTGCTGGTCAGAGAAGATGGGCACATCATGCTTTCGGATTTCGACCTTTCGTTCAAATGCGTCGTCGTCCCGAAGCTTCTTCGATTGAAACAACCCAACTCCGAAAGTACTCCCGGCAGTGCAAAGCGGGCGAAGAGCTCAACACCTTCGTGTGCATCGCCCATGCAGCCGGTCCTCTCTTGTTTCCTATCCGAAAATCACAAGAAGAAGAAGCACCAAAACCCCGAACTAGAACCAACCGAGGCAAAACCCTCCAAAGAAGAAGAATCAAAATACGTTCATCACCGAGAATTCGATCCGGAGCTGGTGGCCGAGCCGATTACAGCTCGGTCAAAGTCATTCGTGGGGACGCATGAGTACTTGGCACCGGAGGTGATCACCGGGCAAGGCCACGGAAGTGCGGTGGACTGGTGGACCTTAGGGGTGTTTCTATATGAGCTAATATATGGAAGAACACCATTTAAGGGAGAAAGCAACGAGAAGACACTCATAAACATTTTGAAGCAGCCATTGAGCTTTCCAAGAATTGGTGTGAGCAACAGCAAAGAGTTTGAGGAAATGGTGAAAGTGCAAGACCTCATAAGGAAGCTTTTGGTGAAAAACCCTAAGAGGAGACTTGGGAGCCTCAAGGGTTCAGTGGAGATCAAGAGGCATGAGTTCTTCAAAGGTGTGAATTGGGCTTTGATTAGGTCAGTGAGGCCACCAGAGGTGCCTAAAGATCTTCACAGAAATAGAAGTAGATCAGTTTACATGCCAAAGCTAagcaagaaagagagagatgcaCCATATCAGATCCCTAATCACTTTGActgtttttaattaattaattaaccatgtagctctgtaaataaatagatatatatatatatatatatgtatatatatatatatatatataattaaacatGAAACTATAGTTGTTCAATTAATCTCCACTGTTTTTTCTGGCTAATGAGAAAAGAATTTGGATAATGCCATTAATATTGTGCCCATTAATGACTTTGTTCTATTAATTGTATGCTTATCTCTTTATCTTCTCTTAATCTAATCAGAAGAGACTTATTAAATTCATTTTAGTTGCACATGAGGTAGTCAAACCACTAAttcattaaaagaaaaattaaatgattTGATTATTTGACATGGTGTTAGAGCTTTTGCCAAGAGTTCAAATTCACTACCCTACTTTTAATTATTAAAAGTTATAGATTAAGATATTGCAGGTTTAGTCCTTCATCCACTCCAGTATGTAATGGTCAAGCGTGGAAACATGTCGAGAGGGATTAAAGCCATTCTGATGCTCATCTAATTAATAAATCTGAACTTATAAGTGTGATTGGATTCTTTGAAAGGGATAGTCCATTTTTTTAACATCTCTCTCATTTTAAGATTTAAGCCTCTACACCCCAACTCCAATATAAAAATCTTATAACCAATATGATAGTCCATTATTCTCACGATAAAAAGGATTATTTTCCCCCTTTAGAGTTTACTCCCGTAAATTATCAAGGATGCGTCAATAAGCGGGCGACTTTCACCCTCGAATTTGGTGCCACACTACTGAAATCTCCAGGttatccaaaagaaaaaaaaaattatttttttatcaatCCTAGAAATTCAGATAAATCAATCCCTTAGATCATCTTTGACAGTATCAAACTTAAGAAGAATGTGACCAACCTTGACAATCAAACTTAAGAAGAATGTGACCAGCCTTGACAGTTTATAACTCTCTTATGTTAAATTAAGAATTAGCTTCCGTACGATCATaaacaaattatatatatgtaattatttttatctacattttattgtatatatgtatgtaattttatgttttgtaCATTGTTCTTAGCTCCATATATAGACCAACCATGCATATATGCATGTTAATAAATGTTTGTGCATAGGTGTAAAAGGGAAGGTAGGGAGCCCATTATGGTCCCAATGTGTTTCTCATGAAAACTCATGAACTGATCATGTGATGGCAATAATGGCTCTTCCCAATGCATGATGaacaaaaatactataaataaaaaatgatctcaatatatatatatatatatatatatatatatatatatatatatatattttctcttttagTTAATCTATACATCTGCTTTTTCATAAGGCACTTTCATATCCACGCATTCGCATGTCCCTTTTTTACTGattaaagttaaaagaaaaaaaaaaaaataatcccaTCATGGTTCCCTCCCCTTTTCTAGCTGTTGTTTCAATGTTTTCAATGTCTAAAGTAAAAGAAGTActcaattatttattatttttttgttactATTGATTCAGTAAGGTGACTTTTTATATTATAATCTGTAATATTGAAAGTGTACGATGGCTTTAAGAGTGTTGGGCGGGGAGTCTTTTAGAAGTAAATCACTATTTTTCCTTTGACACATTGAATTTTTTCTAAAGCTGAAGATGATTTGTGATTATGTATTATTATACAACCTACCTAGTTACTTTCAAAGGAACTACTTACTTTCAAGCTAAGGAATCCTCAAGTattttatatatgaaaaataaaataaggttgCTCATCGTCTTAGAGTTTGAGAACTATTAGGTTAACGAgctatatttttatattaaaattagattttatgacaAATAGAAGGTCAGATATGTTGACccattagatttttttttttgttttaaaaagttATTGGTCATTAAAGAAGAGTTGTTGAGGAGTTATAGTTAGTACACCGTAGAGATGTTGTTTAGTGTTTGAACTTGAAATTGTTAAATGtttcaaattcaaatatgattatgatgaaatagaTGAAATTAATGAAACTTAAGATTGTTTTGCATCTTGTTATCGTTGTGTGCAATCTTAATCAGGTTTGTTGGATTTCTTGATGAATCGAAAAAGAAGGCAATATTGTAATTTGATTATGCTTAGTTTACTCTTTGATGCTTAAATCGACGCGATATGTATTTTGTGTTTGTACATATTAGAGAAGAACTGTCAAGGAATTGTAGAAGTTACACCGAGAGATGTTGTCGAGTGTTTGAATTTGAAACTATTAgcttaaaagttttaaattcaaataagaTAATTATAATGAAATAGATGGGATTAAGGAAACTTGAAATTGTTTTGCATCTTGCTATCCATATGTGCAATCTTAATTAGGCTTCTTAGATGAATCGAAAAGAAGACAATATTGTAATTTGATTGTCTTAATTTGCTCTTTGATGCTTAAATCGATATGTATTTTATGTTTGTGCATAAAATTTATTTATCCTTTAGTTTTGATGTATTCTAGTTATTCAATACCATTAATGGCAAATATTAAACAAAGACGTAAAGAAATTAGGTCATAATTAATATTCACACGCTTGTATTGATGCacgtgttggccttacaaggtttaaaattttattttgatgataacaaacaagaggaacttaacatatttggttaaatgatgaGATTTCAAAactcaactatgagaaaataaggtcaagtgttcacaaggatccattgaagtcttaaaataaaaaaaataaaaaaatgatcaAAAGAAACTTAAAGACATGGATTCCAAGATGATCTGTTtaaacttgaagattatgagagcatggatattaaagagaaagtccaaagtatattaaaacttgaggacaagatggagccaaagcaaGCATCTCTTGAAatatgtcaaagtcttaagaagtttttatgtaagtacttcatatttgagtatctcttgaaatatgttgaagTTCTTTAGGATGtaatatagacttagagaccaaatttttgaaaaccctggaaaatgctttttaaaagtcacatttgagtttttcaaataataagGGATCAAAGTCTTAAatatgaaagtttttgaaaagttgAAATAGTTCAGTGGGTTGACCTAAATGAACTGTACTTGCTTAGCTGACTGACAATTAAAACTGTTAATTAAACTATCTAGTCGACTGACTTTAATGAACTATGTTCACTCAGCCGATTGACAAATTGggctgtccagccgactgacaaatttgaactgtgttcaatcAGCTGACTGACAATTAATTCCTAAAATTCCTAGACAAAAAAAATGGTCTCAATCAACTGTCTAGTCGAATGATCTATACAAAAACAGGTCCAGTCAAGtgactcagccgactgacccagggaaattttaaaattcgaacttcaatgggaaaattataaaaattagtttttcaaatctaaacgttataaaaacttgggggacactccaagcaacttggggaataaggaaactcactctaaaaattttataaatactcCTTTGACCCAAAGAATTAAATCACCAAGCTTACAATCAACATTCAAGCATTCTAAttacaaagctctctcttgctcacccATTGCAAAATCCGAATTACTGAATTTTTGAATTACTGATCATCAGACTACTAAGttttgagttgctaattctcatctagaagaaacttggtgaattcttctcttgatcttcaattgtatttcatattgatatttaaaattGAAGTACctagtgattgaatttgtactaatctgctctatgtgagagtgttcttgtacgcaacttttgttttttgtttcttgacgattccaggttgttggatcgttgaccaagcgtggggtatcgcttggagaggtctttctctagcctacttaaggagtgaccgagcgtggggtatcgtttggaaaGATCTTGCTCTAGCATATTGAAAgagtgaccaagtgtggggtatcacttggagaggcgttgctctaacctattgaaggagtggttaagtgtagggtatcgcttgtaacggttttgttccgcccgaaaaggaacatgtatagtggaatccttaggtggtttgcctaaggcaaggacgtaggttggggataagccgaacctcgtaaaaaccttggtctccttttctttcccttgctctctttattttttagcatacCTATAAACTGTGTAgatgatttaaattcttgatcatatatactacgtagtttggaaattaaataaactgaagattaatttattttggggcttgcgaaaatcgaaagggagtacgttggttgattaataatTTGCAGAAAAagtaagagagtacgttgattggttagcactcaaagactctttaactaaaagtttatttaaagtttaaacttttggaaaaagtgttggattttatattgcacttcatatTGAGAAAACAAAATCATTAAtatagggctttatatcagcaaacaTACATTttcaatctttactttaagtgCTGAAACTTGCAAGCATTAAAATATATCTTTAAATTAATCTTGATAGTGCTGCAATGCATACATTGACTTGTGCTTGGTAAGTcaattgattgattgtttaagttGTATGGTTGTTGATTGAATAAAAAGACTTAAgttttttgtgtgattgctaaatcaacaagaagtcaagaattcattaaaagaattaaaagtgaTTAAGAATTCatacaaaaaaaattaactaaaattttaataacccaattatcgcatcctcttgggattacaccttggttttcaattggtatcagagcggggttataacaaatcttaacaagtagttatataaagatctagatggcacacctaggagtagctccctttggagagggtcaatcctcaactagaccacccatcttttgtggtataaactatacattttggaaacaaaggatgagaatttatcttcaaacaatggattggaaggcttggaagttgtcacacatggtgacttaattcctactaaaaccatagatggaaaagaagtacccaaagaagaaaaagacatgaccgacaatgactataagatgttacaagtaaaatcaagtgctatgaatgcattatattgtgctcttgatataaatgaatttaatagggtcatgacatgtaaatcagccaaagagatttgAGACAAATTACaagttacttatgaaggtactatagatgttagagatagtagaatagacatgctcacaagcgagtatgcagctttcaagatgaacccggatgaaaccatcactaatatgtacactaggttcacacacataataaattctttaaatgctttaggaaaaacatactcaaccTATGAGATAATCCATaaaatccttaaaggacttcctccaatatgggaatcTAAAGCCACAGTAATTATAGAAGgaaaaaatctcaaaaacacatccttagataaactcataggatcccttctcacctatgagatgaccataaatgaaaggagtggaaaaactaaagcccaagaatctgttgcatttaaagcataaaaaataaactatagtagtgaagatgaagaagatgaactagccttcatatccaagaaacttgcaagaatactaagaaggaagaataaatttaaaagaaaagtcCAAAACTCAAATTCAGATGAGGAATAAgctaataagaaagaaacaaagaaagaaacacctacatgttataattgcaagaaagtaggacacctaaaatcggattgtccaaaacttaagaaagattccaaaaaaaaaaaaaaaaaaaggcaatgaaagccactacttggg
This window of the Malania oleifera isolate guangnan ecotype guangnan chromosome 6, ASM2987363v1, whole genome shotgun sequence genome carries:
- the LOC131157687 gene encoding protein kinase PINOID 2; translation: MATQLRDEPDYDSSCSSITVPDSSRSSWLSNLSRSSSVSVCSSDAFPSTSHKPHKANQAAWETIRRLRTEQGGGGCGSSGVGLHHFRLLRRLGSGDLGNVYLCQVRGPTGVSPPCLYAMKVVDREALAIRNKLQRAEMEKEILGMLDHPFLPTLYAEFDASHYSCLVTEFCSGGDLHATRLRQPAKRFSISSAKFYAAETLLAIEYLHMMGVVYRDLKPENVLVREDGHIMLSDFDLSFKCVVVPKLLRLKQPNSESTPGSAKRAKSSTPSCASPMQPVLSCFLSENHKKKKHQNPELEPTEAKPSKEEESKYVHHREFDPELVAEPITARSKSFVGTHEYLAPEVITGQGHGSAVDWWTLGVFLYELIYGRTPFKGESNEKTLINILKQPLSFPRIGVSNSKEFEEMVKVQDLIRKLLVKNPKRRLGSLKGSVEIKRHEFFKGVNWALIRSVRPPEVPKDLHRNRSRSVYMPKLSKKERDAPYQIPNHFDCF